CCAGGATGTCACTGCCCTTGCTCATGCGGACCATCGTCGTGTAGCCACGCTCGATGAGGATGTTCCGAAAGGCCTGGACCCGCTCCTCGGAGGGTGTTTTCAGGGGTGAGCCAGGAAATTCGTTGAAGGGGATGAGGTTTATCTTGCATCGCACCGTTCTCAGCAATCGCGCCAGTTTCTCGGCATCATCGTCACCGTCATTGACACCGGCTATCACGATATACTCAAAGGTGATCCTTCGCCGCCTGGGCATATTGTATGCGCGGCAGGCTTCAAGAAGCTTGTTGAGAGGGTATGTACTGTTGACGGGCATGAGTGCCTGTCGCGTCACGTCATCCGCCGCGTTGAGGGAAACGGCCAGGTTCGCCGAGGTATCCCTGCCCAGGCGGTATATGAGGGGAACGAGGCCACAGGTTGAAACGGTGACGCGCCGCTTCGAGACGGCAAGCCCCCAGTCGTCCGTGATGATACCGATGGCCTTCACGGTATTTTCGTAATTCGCCAGGGGTTCTCCCATCCCCATCATGACAATGTTCTTTATGTCTTTTCCCTCGGGAAAGGTGAACCGCAGGCGAGTGACCTGGTCCACGATCTCCGACGTTCGCAGGTTCCGTTTGAGTCCCATGGTGCCCGTATAGCAGAAGGCGCATCCCATCGCGCACCCCGCCTGGGTGGAAATGCACAGCGTCCAGTGATTTTTCTCACGGATAAGGACACTTTCAATGGCAAGCCCGTCATCAAGGCGCCACAGCGCCTTTTTGGTGCCGTCCCGGGATTCGATGATCTTTTCCAGGGCGAGAGAGCTGATCCGGGCGCGGGAGGACATGCTGTCCCTGAAATCCCGTGAGAGGTCCGTCATGTCTTCAAAAGAGGTCAATCCGAAGCGATAGATCCATTTCATGATCTGTTTCGCCCGGTACCGCTCTTTCCCGAGGTCGGCGATGAACGCCTCCATTTCAGGGCATGTAAGGTCTTTGAGATCGGGCAGCTGTGTCATCCCTTCCCGTCCGTTATCGATGATCCCGCAGAGCCTGCGGGTGGAGGTTGTATCTGAAGTGCCTTCATAATTCAACAGAAACTTTACTCAAAAGAGGAACACCTTCATTCCTTAACGCCATAGAGCGGGCAGAGCGGTGATGAACCGGGCTCAAAGTTCCTGCACGTCAGCGGTCGCGTTTCATAAATACTGCATGAATACCATCGTCCGGTCCATTCGAGAAAGGGGCAACCATGAAGGGGTAGCCCGGATCGCGCCGAAATGAGACGGTCCCCCGCCCAGACAGGGCGGTCGCGGTCGATGATATGCAGGATGTCGGAACGGCCCTCTCGACGCCAGCGCTCACGGTCGGCATCAGTGATATAGGCGGACAGGTGTGCCAGGCAGCAGGCGCCGC
The Deltaproteobacteria bacterium genome window above contains:
- the rlmN gene encoding 23S rRNA (adenine(2503)-C(2))-methyltransferase RlmN — encoded protein: MTQLPDLKDLTCPEMEAFIADLGKERYRAKQIMKWIYRFGLTSFEDMTDLSRDFRDSMSSRARISSLALEKIIESRDGTKKALWRLDDGLAIESVLIREKNHWTLCISTQAGCAMGCAFCYTGTMGLKRNLRTSEIVDQVTRLRFTFPEGKDIKNIVMMGMGEPLANYENTVKAIGIITDDWGLAVSKRRVTVSTCGLVPLIYRLGRDTSANLAVSLNAADDVTRQALMPVNSTYPLNKLLEACRAYNMPRRRRITFEYIVIAGVNDGDDDAEKLARLLRTVRCKINLIPFNEFPGSPLKTPSEERVQAFRNILIERGYTTMVRMSKGSDILAACGQLTGESSPE
- a CDS encoding YkgJ family cysteine cluster protein, translating into MKEGAGIIKKSEKTSCRQCGACCLAHLSAYITDADRERWRREGRSDILHIIDRDRPVWAGDRLISARSGLPLHGCPFLEWTGRWYSCSIYETRPLTCRNFEPGSSPLCPLYGVKE